The Besnoitia besnoiti strain Bb-Ger1 chromosome IV, whole genome shotgun sequence genome contains a region encoding:
- a CDS encoding PWI domain-containing protein (encoded by transcript BESB_053760), translated as MHPGGLPVMPGGGVPPPGLTNFGRPAVPGAPPLLQPFGLPPMPSLGMLPASPAPSLLMPPRGAGAPGAFFQPSGSLSSRASQSAALQPADKAEESKAATVYVGNIHRRADNDFMRILLSECGRVVRWNRQADPTTGQLAAFGFCDFHDPVGALNALEVLPELVIGGKALKVNCNDKVRAEINRVREDRVLSTMHTFRDKTREEVEKEIEEETSRLRSAVMEIVKRKEAQMRKSGREEKSSRGRRDESKERGSKKASSRACVVFARVGIPVFFPARIIVRFCPRFFSGDADSRASSRRASADNGKAASPPEPAAPLPANAPPGPPGKEGDATSVVAAAGGIGTFAGLNALKQLDPELAEAASSCSVYRVGPDGKDRRGYISEDYRPCRRELERLHHLERRDAEFDREFRRREAEWIAREEEFIRNREKELELEQEIRDSDRQQLINEDLRGEWWDGLEDPRRRQERKRRRKREAEDDAFDRDEEEKEQREEERKRREEKKRNQSRQEAGDSDARSGSLQREREREKERARERERERERKEREESSRSASSSSSSRHVEKKMPASSPSSGDRAAEATQAKGGKAKEETGRDAENRDRKEKKDSRRIKAELRTSLAQQPSSQVLAFFNDEDGVFDGEKRKHRPLTKLDHHRDATNRMQKAQETLKVIEHSKKILASVPTEKSKLFAFNIDWSLLISKNILEIKLRPWVRKKVCEFMGAEESLVLEVIDYIIKRVSDRPQAEELLGELAKFLDEEAEGFVRNMWRLLIYEQLKLAQPPSP; from the exons ATGCACCCCGGAGGGCTACCCGTCATGCCTGGCGGTGGCGTGCCGCCTCCCGGCCTGACGAACTTTGGCCGCCCCGCTGTG CCGGGAGCGCCTCCACTTCTACAGCCGTTCGGCCTGCCCCCCATGCCCTCTCTCG GCAtgctgcctgcgtctcctgcgccgtcgctgttgatgccgccgcgcggcgcgggggcccCAGGGGCGTTTTTCCAGCCGAGCGGCTCGCTCAGTTCGCGAGCCAGtcagagcgccgcgctgcagcctgcAGACAAGGCCGAGGAGAGCAAAGCAGCCACGGTGTACGTCGGCAACATCCACCGCCGTGCAGACAATGACTTCATGCGGATTCTGCTCTCG GAGTGCGGGCGCGTGGTCCGCTGGAACCGCCAAGCAGACCCTACAACAGGACAGCTGGCTGCGTTCGGCTTCTGCGACTTCCACGACCCGGTCGGCGCCCTGAACGCCTTGGAAGTTCTCCCCGAGCTCGTTATCGGCGGCAAGGCTCTCAAG GTCAACTGCAACGACAAAGTTCGCGCGGAGATCAACCGCGTGCGAGAAGACCGCGTCCTCTCCACCATGCATACG TTTCGAGACAAGACGCGGGAAGAAGTTGAGAAAGAGATCGAGGAGGAGacctcgcggctgcggagcgcgGTGATGGAGATTgtgaagaggaaagaagcgcAAATGCGA AAGTCGGGCAGGGAGGAAAAGAGttcgcgcggtcgccgcgacgAGAGCAAAGAACGAGGCAGCAAGAAGGCCTCATCCAG GGCGTGCGTAGTCTTCGCGAGGGTTGGGATTCCTGTCTTCTTTCCCGCGCGTATTATTGTTCGCTTCTGCCCGCGTTTTttcagcggcgacgcggactctcgggcctcctcgcggcgggctTCCGCGGACAACGGGaaggctgcgtcgccgcctgagccggctgcgccgctgcctgcgaacGCGCCGCCAGGGCCGCCCGGcaaagagggcgacgccacaagcgtcgtcgcggccgccggcggcatcGGCACGTTCGCAGGCTTGAATGCACTCAAGCAACTCGACCCcgagctcgcggaggccgctTCCTCGTGCTCAGTCTACCGCGTCGGACCTGACGGAAAGGATCGCAGAGG ATACATCTCAGAGGACTACCGCCCCTGTCGCCGCGAGCTTGAGAGACTTCATCAtctggagagacgcgacgcagaaTTCGACAG GGAGTttcggcgacgcgaggcggagtggatcgcccgcgaagaagagtTCATCAGGAATCGCGAAAA AGAACTCGAGTTGGAGCAGGAGATTCGCGACAGCGACCGGCAGCAGCTCATCAACGAAGATCTCCGCGGGG AATGGTGGGACGGGCTCGAAgacccgcgccggcggcaggagcgcaagcgccgcaggaagcgcgaggctgAAGACGACGCGTTTGAtcgcgacgaggaagaaaaggaacagcgagaagaagaacgaaaACGCCGCGAG GAAAAGAAGCGCAACCAGTCCCGACAAGAggccggcgacagcgacgcgcgcagcggcagcctccagcgcgagcgcgagagagaaaaagagcgcgcgcgagagagagagagggagagagagaggaaggaacgAGAAGAATCTTCGCGTAGCGCGTCCTCGAGTTCGTCTTCGCGACATGTGGAGAAGAAAATGCCCGCgagctcgccgtcgtcgggcgatcgcgccgcggaggccaccCAGGCGAAGGGAGGCAAAGCGAAGGAAGAAACCGGACGGGACGCAGAGaacagagacagaaaagagaagaaggactCGAGGCGAATCAAGGCAGAG CTGCGCACGAGCTtggcgcagcagccttcTTCGCAGGTGTTGGCATTTTTCAACGACGAAGACGGAGTGTTtgacggcgagaagcgaaagCACAGGCCGCTCACGAAGCTCGATCACCATCGCGACGCCACAAACAGAATGCAGAAAGCGCAAGAGACTCTCAAAGTCATCGAGCACTCCAAAAAAATTCTCGCTTC AGTGCCGACAGAGAAGAGCAAGCTCTTCGCCTTCAACATTGACTGGTCGCTCTTGATTTCG AAAAACATCTTGGAAATCAAGTTGCGGCCGTGGGTGCGAAAGAAGGTGTGCGAGTTCatgggcgcggaggagagtcTGGTGCTGGAGGTGATCGACTACATCATCAAGCGGGTGTCTGACCGGCCGCAGGCTGAGGAGTTGCTGGGCGAACTGGCGAAATTCCtcgacgaagaggccgaaGGGTTTGTGAGGAACATGTGGCGCCTGCTCATCTACGAGCAACTCAaactcgcgcagccgccttcgccgtaA
- a CDS encoding DNA-directed RNA polymerase II RPB6 (encoded by transcript BESB_053770), producing the protein MADDEIDHMFAGEPGGFGDDFGEDFGDDELIDDFDVERAAAAAAAGHDQETDVILDPNDPRAARPNARPSEGPRITSPYITKFEKARVIGTRALQISMNAPITIPLDGETDPLIIAEKELYQKTIPFTIRRYLPDGSYEDWKIQELIVD; encoded by the exons ATGGCAGACGACGAAATTGATCACATGTTTGCGGGCGAGCCTGGCGGCTTTGGCGACGACTTCGGCGAGGATTTCGGAGATGATGAACTCATCGACGACTTCGACGTggagcgagcggcggctgcggccgccgcaggccacgACCAGGAAACCGACGTCATTCTAGATCCCAACgatcctcgcgcggcg CGTCCGAACGCGCGGCCGAGTGAAGGCCCGCGCATCACGAGTCCATACATCACCAAGttcgagaaggcgcgcgtcaTTGGGACGCGGGCGCTTCAGATTAGCATGAACGCGCCGATAACGATTCCGCTGGACGGCGAGACGGATCCGTTGATCATCGCCGAAAAGGAGCTCTACCAAAAGACGATCCCCTTCACGATTCGCAGATACCTGCCCGACGGCAGCTATGAAGACTGGAAAATCCAGGAATTAATCGTGGACTGA
- a CDS encoding hypothetical protein (encoded by transcript BESB_053780), which translates to MASSLSTLSVARSRATLAGLDESLVGEKKDTSVPELIELSDGIKVSVSSSPSPLFEDENASKSQPVVKIEKVVNAWGSAAGAGSDFFDKYRVTRNAEMKRLEQMEADWKKKVEAEEFHLQRHRRIVETQEKNKAARERRRRRKMKKKSGQRAPAESKTPEGEAAGDDSDEEEESGGGLETAERARKRPRKEDDEGEAEEVTTPTRRDDETQKAKTPADAASAHASRGEEDAKKRKADVESPFEQQANATDATQTENAVERMRPGMLIVKDDEW; encoded by the exons ATGGCATCGTCCCTCTCCACGCTGTCTGTCGCGCGATCGCGCGCCACTCTCGCGGGGCTGGATGAGTCGCTCGtgggcgagaagaaggacacTTCGGTCCCGGAGCTGATTGAGCTCTCCGACGGCATCAAAGTCTctgtttcttcttcgccgtcgccgctcttcgAAGATGAAAACGCCTCGAAATCACAACCCGTCGTCAAAATCGAGAAAGTCGTGAACGCGTGGGGCAGTGCAGCGGGCGCAG GCAGCGACTTCTTTGACAAGTATCGCGTGACGAGGAACGCAGAGATGAAGCGGCTGGAGCAGATGGAAGCGGACTGGAAGAAGAAAGTTGAGGCTGAAGAGTTTCACCTGCAGAGACACCGGCGGATTGTAGAGACGCAGGAGAAGAACAAGGCAGCCCGCGAGCGTAGAAGGCGCCGAAAAATGAAAAAGAAAAGTGGTCAacgtgcgccggcggagagcaAGACGCCCGAGGgtgaggcggcaggcgacgacagcgatgaggaagaagaaagcggaggcGGTTTGGAGAccgccgagcgcgcccgCAAACGTCCACGcaaggaggacgacgagggcgaggctgAAGAGGTCACGACTCccacgcgcagagacgacgagacgcagaaagcgaaaacaccggcggacgccgcgtcggcgcacgCCAGcaggggagaagaagacgcgaagaaacgcaAAGCGGATGTCGAGTCCCCCTTTGAGCAGCAGGCAAACGCGACAGACGCAACGCAGACAGAAAACGCCGTTGAACGCATGAGGCCTGGCATGCTCATCGTCAAAGACGACGAATGGTAA